A single window of Oncorhynchus clarkii lewisi isolate Uvic-CL-2024 chromosome 10, UVic_Ocla_1.0, whole genome shotgun sequence DNA harbors:
- the LOC139418253 gene encoding aspartoacylase: protein MTSSTNVSCFHEARRVAIFGGTHGNEMSGVTLVNLWIQNGKEIHRKGVETKPFITNPRAVEKCTRYVDTDLNRAFTTENLSAPSGDDLPYEVQRAQQINEIFGPKGSPEAYDVIFDLHNTTSNMGCTLILESSKDHFNLQMMHYIKNAIAPDSCPVLLTEHPLLKYSTSRSVAKHPIGLEVGPQPQGVLRSNIFESMRVVLKHALDFIELFNEGLEFPPCTVDVFRVSEKMDYPRDTNGNIIAMVHPNLQDCDWEPLNPGDPMFQTFDGTTLRYEGAGTVYPTFINEAAYYEKQQAFVTTRRETLAAGAIKKT from the exons ATGACTTCAAGTACCAATGTCTCTTGTTTTCACGAGGCTCGAAGAGTTGCTATTTTTGGAGGCACGCACGGAAATGAAATGTCAGGCGTAACGCTTGTAAATCTGTGGATACAGAATGGAAAAGAAATCCATAGAAAGGGAGTTGAGACGAAACCCTTCATAACGAACCCAAGAGCCGTGGAGAAATGCACTAGATATGTGGACACAGATCTTAACAGAGCGTTCACGACCGAGAATCTCAG CGCCCCTAGTGGAGATGACCTGCCCTACGAGGTCCAGAGGGCCCAGCAGATCAATGAGATATTTGGACCTAAAGGAAGCCCTGAGGCCTACGATGTCATCTTCGACCTCCACAACACTACCTCCAACATGGGTTGTACGCTCATACTGGAGAGCTCCAAGGATCACTTCAACCTCCAGATGATGCATTACATCAAG AATGCCATAGCTCCTGACAGTTGTCCAGTTCTGCTGACTGAACACCCGCTACTCAAGTATTCAACTTCACGCTCTGTGGCCAAGCACCCCATCG GTCTAGAGGTTGGCCCACAACCTCAGGGGGTTTTGAGGAGCAACATCTTTGAGTCTATGAGGGTGGTACTGAAACATGCCCTGGACTTCATTGAGCTCTTCAACGAAG gcttggagtttcccccctgtacAGTGGATGTGTTCAGAGTTTCAGAGAAGATGGACTATCCCAGAGACACCAATGGCAACATCATTGCCATGGTGCACCCCAATCTACAG GACTGTGACTGGGAGCCGTTGAACCCTGGTGACCCTATGTTCCAAACGTTTGACGGGACAACCCTCCGCTACGAAGGTGCTGGCACCGTCTATCCCACTTTTATTAACGAAGCTGCTTATTATGAGAAACAGCAGGCGTTCGTAACTACCAGACGAGAGACCTTAGCAGCTGGTGCTATCAAAAAAACATAG